From a region of the Mauremys mutica isolate MM-2020 ecotype Southern chromosome 12, ASM2049712v1, whole genome shotgun sequence genome:
- the LOC123345912 gene encoding LOW QUALITY PROTEIN: acetylcholinesterase-like (The sequence of the model RefSeq protein was modified relative to this genomic sequence to represent the inferred CDS: substituted 2 bases at 2 genomic stop codons), which yields MLSEPGSHLERFSQAAAMLGLLPALSCLLLLSLTGTSSGSDDDGTVVLTTSSPIRGKRLHAGSGTVTAFLGIPYTKPAVGALRFQKPLPHQPWSQVLETTNFGNTSHQPPLPGYSQADVWTPKIPQSEDCLFLNVWVPHPQPNVMAPIFVWIHGGGFFTGAASLDVYDGRFLAATENVTVASMNYRLGALGFLSLPPAAPGNAGLWDQRLALRWLQDNAAAFGGDPARFFLFDQDAGAASVSFHLLSPGSRPLFTRAGFQSGASNGPXAWISLEEAQERGQRLGQLLGCTDGNSTALVGCLQGKEPGEFSKHEFSVLNHKKQLRLPFVPTPDGDFLPDTPPRLLQAEHGQRIPVGVGFNTNEGSYILYFAASSLNLENASSIGWEELLQVVRLIVPGVPDEAIQAMAQWYIQEGEEQGEARYRWAMEQIAGDYVVVCPILKMVRQEAEAEAGNPVCTYHFAHRSSGLSIPEWMGVPPGSEIPYEFGTLASVVGSNHTEAEVALSHRVMHXLAVYAWSGKPMVGEGSKKQWPAYDPAKENFERIAPKPPKPETASSTSHCEFLASLLSEKPKAPSEHQRDERMTALEGKGPVSPHPSQPPLGWIGEGSPLEAKDPGSHSHFHGLFWSPRDAPFSCLGYNLHILATPDPIGCGSTPSSGAQPLWVRG from the exons ATGTTGTCAGAACCAGGATCTCACCTGGAGCGGTTCTCACAAG CTGCCGCAATGCTGGGACTCCTCCCCGCGCTCTcctgcctgctcctcctctccctgacAGGCACCAGCTCTGGCTCCGATGACGATGGCACCGTGGTGCTCACCACCAGCAGCCCCATACGGGGCAAGCGCCTACATGCCGGCTCCGGCACAGTGACGGCCTTCCTGGGCATCCCTTACACTAAGCCCGCCGTGGGGGCCTTGCGCTTCCAGAAACCGCTTCCCCACCAGCCCTGGAGCCAAGTCCTGGAGACCACCAACTTCGGCAACACCTCCCACCAGCCTCCGCTCCCTGGTTACTCTCAGGCTGATGTCTGGACACCCAAAATACCACAATCTGAGGACTGCCTCTTCCTCAATGTCTGggtgccccatccccagcctaaTGTGATGGCCCCCATTTTCGTCTGGATCCACGGCGGGGGGTTCTTCACAGGGGCAGCCTCCCTCGATGTCTATGATGGGCGCTTCTTAGCCGCCACCGAGAACGTGACCGTGGCTTCCATGAACTACCGGCTGGGGGCGCTGGGTTTCCTGTCTCTGCCCCCGGCCGCCCCGGGGAACGCCGGCCTGTGGGACCAGCGCCTGGCACTGCGCTGGCTGCAGGACAATGCAGCCGCCTTCGGAGGGGACCCAGCCCGTTTCTTCCTTTTCGACCAGGACGCTGGGGCTGCGTCAGTCAGCTTCCACCTCCTCTCCCCGGGGAGCCGGCCCCTCTTCACTCGCGCCGGATTTCAGAGCGGAGCCTCGAACGGACCCTAGGCTTGGATTTCACTTGAAGAGGCCCAGGAGAGAGGCCAGAggctgggccagctgctgggCTGCACCGATGGTAACAGCACAGCCCtggtgggctgcctgcaggggaaggaacccgGTGAGTTCTCCAAACACGAGTTCTCCGTCTTGAACCACAAGAAGCAACTGAGGCTGCCCTTTGTGCCGACACCAGATGGGGATTTCCTCCCTGATACACCACCAAgactcctgcaggctgagcacggcCAGCGGATACCTGTCGGGGTTGGTTTCAACACCAACGAAGGCTCCTACATATTATACTTTGCTGCCTCTAGCCTCAACCTGGAAAACGCCAGCTCCATCggctgggaggagctgctgcaggtggtgAGGCTGATAGTGCCAGGGGTGCCGGACGAGGCCATCCAAGCTATGGCACAGTGGTACAtccaggagggggaggagcagggagaggcacGGTACCGATGGGCCATGGAACAGATCGCTGGTGACTATGTCGTTGTGTGCCCGATACTGAAGATGGTAAGgcaagaggcagaggcagaggctgGAAATCCTGTGTGCACCTACCACTTCGCCCACCGTAGCAGCGGCTTGTCCATACCTGAATGGATGGGGGTGCCACCGGGCTCTGAGATTCCCTACGAGTTCGGGACCCTGGCATCTGTTGTAGGATCCAATCACACAGAGGCTGAGGTAGCGCTCAGCCACAGGGTGATGCATTAACTTGCGGTGTACGCCTGGAGCG GGAAACccatggtgggggagggcagcaagaagcagtggcCCGCCTACGACCCCGCAAAGGAGAACTTTGAGCGCATCGCCCCGAAGCCGCCCAAACCTGAGACGGCATCATCCACCTCGCACTGTGAATTCTTGGCATCACTGCTGTCAGAGAAACCAAAGGCCCCAAGTGAGCATCAGCGGGATGAGAGGATGACggccctagaggggaaaggccctgtctctccccacccctctcagcCACCCTTGGGCTGGATTGGAGAAGGCTCCCCTCTAGAAGCAAAAGATCCAGGCTCACATTCCCATTTCCATGGGCTCTTCTGGTCTCCTAGAGATGCTCCATTCTCCTGTCTGGGGTACAACTTGCATATCCTGGCAACTCCAGATCCCATCGGCTGTGGTTCTACCCCATCTTCTGGTGCTCAGCCCCTCTGGGTCAGAGGATGA